In one Poecilia reticulata strain Guanapo linkage group LG8, Guppy_female_1.0+MT, whole genome shotgun sequence genomic region, the following are encoded:
- the plcd3a gene encoding 1-phosphatidylinositol 4,5-bisphosphate phosphodiesterase delta-3-A, giving the protein MSGSGSKSATTGPKDQKRTAAERTRDPIRRLGILDNEDIRVMMQGCSMVKVRSLRWQKNRSLQLLEDGLTVWCETKSSRKGKSQQTFAVMEVDCVREGCQSDALRRLSETVQEDQCFTVIFKGSRKSLDLKCPTAEEAQRWVRGLRFLKDRVASMTQKEKLDHWIHGYLKHADENQDGKMTYDEVKRLLQMINIDLNEQHTRCLFKRCDKSRDGRLDHNEIEEFCKELMRRPELEKVFRHYSSNGSVLSIAELRDFLGDQREDASLNHAQNLILTYEFNDLAQKKMVMTQNGFTMYMLSMENDVFNPDHAQIYQDMTRPLTHYFISSSHNTYLTKDQVTSASSTEPYIRALNQGCRCVELDCWDGDKGEPAIYHGHTFTSKVPFKEVIEAINQYAFKASPYPLILSLENHCSVEQQAVMAKHLRTILGKKLLTKPFSDLPLNELPSPEELRGRILVKGKRHTPHLGQLGKNGSFASFSSSCEDDQGSINKNTPKSDSAKVCSKLSSELSELVVYCKSVSFRGFETASKLQADEMSSFSENEALKLIKDSGKLFVRHNVRQLSRIYPSGQRLQSSNFDPQEMWNCGCHMVALNFQTPGEQMDLNQGRFLPNGRCGYILKPSFMCSPTSNFNPENTGGGPGHTPTQLTIKIISAQQLPKINTEKATSIVDPQVVVEIHGVAIDRAKNKTPRIDNNGFNPRWDCTLSFQLQVPELALVRFVVEDHDHAAKNDFVGQFTLPFTSLRTGYRHVHLLKADGSSLSPASLFIHVKVSNLGVPVKSVAERMAMAKGKK; this is encoded by the exons GGATTTTGGACAATGAGGACATCCGTGTGATGATGCAGGGCTGCAGCATGGTAAAGGTTCGCTCTCTGAGGTGGCAGAAGAACCGcagcctgcagctgctggaggacgGACTCACCGTGTGGTGTGAGACCAAAAGCTCCCGCAAAGGCAAATCCCAGCAGACAT TTGCAGTGATGGAGGTGGACTGTGTGCGCGAAGGCTGCCAGTCGGACGCCCTGCGGCGGCTGTCCGAGACGGTGCAGGAGGACCAGTGCTTCACGGTGATCTTCAAGGGATCCAGAAAGAGCCTGGACCTGAAGTGCCCCACCGCTGAGGAGGCCCAGCGCTGGGTGCGAGGCCTCCGCTTCCTGAAGGACCGCGTCGCCAGCATGACGCAGAAGGAAAAGCTGGACCA TTGGATTCATGGTTACCTGAAGCATGCAGATGAAAACCAGGACGGTAAGATGACCTACGACGAGGTCAAACGGTTGCTGCAGATGATCAACATCGACCTGAACGAGCAACACACACGCTGTTTGTTCaag CGCTGTGACAAATCCCGCGACGGCCGCCTGGATCACAACGAGATTGAAGAGTTCTGCAAGGAGCTCATGCGGCGACCCGAGCTGGAGAAAGTGTTCAGACACTACTCCAGCAACGGCTCTGTGCTCTCCATCGCGGAGCTGCGCGACTTCCTGGGAGACCAGCGAGAGGACGCCTCGCTGAATCACGCTCAAAATCTCATTCTCACCTACGAGTTCAACGACTTGG CTCAGAAGAAGATGGTGATGACGCAGAACGGTTTCACCATGTACATGCTGTCTATGGAAAATGACGTGTTTAACCCCGACCACGCCCAGATCTACCAGGACATGACCCGCCCCCTGACCCACTACTTCATCTCCTCGTCCCACAACACCTACCTCACCAAGGACCAGGTCACCAGCGCCAGCAGCACCGAGCCTTACATCCG GGCTCTGAATCAGGGATGCCGATGTGTGGAGCTGGACTGCTGGGATGGAGATAAAGGTGAGCCTGCCATTTACCACGGCCACACCTTTACCTCCAAGGTTCCCTTTAAGGAGGTCATTGAAGCCATCAACCAGTACGCCTTTAAG GCGTCCCCGTATCCCCTGATCCTGTCCTTGGAGAACCACTGTTCAGTGGAGCAGCAGGCTGTCATGGCCAAACACCTTCGCACCATTCTGGGCAAGAAACTGCTCACCAAGCCTTTCAGTGACCTGCCGCTCAATGAGCTGCCTTCCCCTGAA GAGCTCAGGGGGCGCATCCTTGTGAAGGGGAAGAGACACACTCCTCACCTTGGTCAGCTGGGAAAGAACGGGAGCTTCGCTAGCTTCTCCTCGAGCTGTGAGGACGATCAAGGAAGCATAAACAAGAACACACCCAAGAGTGACTCTGCAAAG GTCTGTTCCAAGCTTAGCTCCGAGCTGTCGGAGCTGGTGGTCTACTGCAAGAGCGTCTCCTTCCGTGGGTTTGAAACTGCATCTAAGCTACAAGCAGATGAAATGTCGTCTTTTTCTGAAAACGAGGCGCTCAAGCTCATCAAAGACTCCG GGAAGCTTTTTGTACGACACAACGTCAGGCAGCTGAGCCGGATCTACCCCTCGGGCCAGCGCCTCCAATCATCCAACTTTGATCCTCAGGAAATGTGGAACTGCGGCTGCCACATGG TGGCTCTAAACTTCCAGACGCCCGGGGAGCAGATGGACCTCAACCAGGGACGCTTCCTCCCCAACGGTCGCTGTGGATATATTCTGAAGCCCAGCTTTATGTGCAGCCCGACATCCAACTTTAACCCCGAGAACACGGGCGGAGGCCCCGGCCACACCCCCACCCAGCTGACCATAAAA ATCATATCTGCTCAACAACTacccaaaataaacacagagaaagcCACGTCCATTGTGGACCCACAGGTGGTGGTAGAAATCCATGGAGTGGCCATAGATAGAGCGAAGAATAAAACGCCCCGCATTGACAACAACG GTTTCAACCCAAGATGGGACTGCACTCTGAGCTTCCAGCTGCAGGTCCCTGAGCTGGCTCTAGTGCGATTTGTTGTGGAAGATCATGACCATGCAGCCAAAAATGACTTTGTGGGGCAGTTCACGTTGCCCTTCACGAGCCTCCGTACAG GATATCGACATGTTCACCTACTGAAGGCAGACGGCTCCAGCTTGTCCCCAGCCTCACTCTTCATCCATGTAAAAGTGAGCAACCTAGGAGTTCCTGTCAAGAGTGTGGCGGAGCGTATGGCCATGGCGAaaggaaaaaagtga
- the LOC103469337 gene encoding glycylpeptide N-tetradecanoyltransferase 1, with product MADENETAAIPEKEDVEDHGHCSDCENEEHHLEDGERADDTGAKKKKKRQKKKKKAGATEAAQDPLAKVNSLPADKLQEIQKAIELFSVGQGPAKTMEEATRRSYQFWDTQPVPKLGETVTSHGSIEPDKDHIREEPYSLPQGFTWDTLDLGNPAVLKELYTLLNENYVEDDDNMFRFDYSPEFLLWALRPPGWLPQWHCGVRVNSNQKLVGFISAIPATIRIYDIEKKMVEINFLCVHKKLRAKRVAPVLIREITRRVNLQGIFQAVYTAGVVLPKPVGTCRYWHRSLNPRKLIEVKFSHLSRNMTMQRTMKLYRLPESPKTSGLRPMTKKDVPVVSRLLREYLNQFNLVPAMNEEEVEHWLLPQENIIDTYVVENEGKVTDILSFYTLPSTIMNHPVHRSLKAAYSFYNVHTTTPLLDLMSDALILAKSKGFDVFNALDLMENKTFLEKLKFGIGDGNLQYYLYNWKCPSMGAEKVGLVLQ from the exons ATGGCGGATGAGAATGAGACAGCAGCGATCCCGGAGAAAGAAGATGTAGAGGACCACGGGCACTGTAGCGACTGTGAAAATGAAGAGCACCACTTGGAGGACGG TGAACGTGCGGATGACACTGGtgccaagaagaagaaaaagagacagaaaaagaagaagaaagccgGTGCCACCGAAGCAGCTCAGGATCCACTTGCTAAG GTGAATTCACTACCAGCTGATAAGCTACAGGAGATCCAAAAGGCCATCGAACTGTTTTCTGTTGGCCAAGGCCCAGCCAAAACCATGGAGGAGGCGACTCGGAGGAGCTATCAGTTCTGGGACACACAACCTGTGCCCAAGCTTG gGGAGACCGTAACATCACACGGCTCAATCGAACCTGATAAAGACCACATTAGAGAAGAGCCGTACAGCCTCCCTCAGGGCTTCACCTGGGACACGCTCGACCTGGGGAACCCCGCTGTG CTGAAGGAGCTCTACACTCTCCTCAATGAAAATTATGTGGAGGACGACGACAACATGTTCAGATTTGACTACTCCCCTGAGTTCTTGCTCTG GGCTCTACGACCTCCAGGTTGGCTGCCTCAGTGGCACTGCGGAGTCCGAGTGAACTCCAATCAGAAGCTGGTCGGATTCATCAGTGCCATTCCAGCCACCATCCGCATCTATGACAT agaaaagaaaatggtagAGATCAATTTCTTGTGCGTCCACAAGAAGCTGCGAGCCAAACGGGTTGCTCCAGTTCTGATCCGGGAAATCACCAGACGGGTCAACCTTCAGGGTATCTTCCAGGCGGTGTACACTGCCGGGGTGGTACTGCCCAAGCCTGTGGGAACCTGCAG GTACTGGCATCGCTCTTTGAACCCACGAAAACTAATCGAAGTGAAGTTCTCCCACCTGAGCAGGAACATGACTATGCAGCGCACCATGAAGTTGTACCGTTTGCCTGAG TCCCCAAAAACTTCTGGTCTGCGACCGATGACCAAGAAGGATGTACCAGTGGTGAGCCGCCTCCTCCGCGAATACCTTAACCAGTTCAACCTGGTTCCTGCCATGAacgaggaggaggtggagcaCTGGTTGCTCCCACAGGAGAACATTATTGACACATATGTGGTGGAG AACGAAGGCAAAGTGACAGATATCCTGAGTTTCTACACACTGCCTTCCACCATAATGAATCACCCTGTTCATCGCAGTCTTAAAGCGGCGTACTCCTTCTACAACGTGCACACCACCACACCCCTGCTGGACCTGATGTCCGACGCTCTCATTCTGGCCAAATCG AAAGGCTTTGACGTCTTTAATGCACTGGATCTAATGGAAAACAAGACTTTCTTGGAGAAGCTGAAGTTTGGCATCGGGGATGGGAATCTACAGTATTATCTGTACAATTGGAAGTGTCCCAGCATGGGAGCAGAAAAG GTTGGATTGGTTCTGCAGTGA